In a genomic window of Oncorhynchus kisutch isolate 150728-3 linkage group LG9, Okis_V2, whole genome shotgun sequence:
- the LOC109897025 gene encoding thyroid receptor-interacting protein 6-like isoform X3: protein MSGPTWPPPKTLGSPVRPVPRMSQSGPAVYRQLPMKVSSDTRPKYVVHDQNRGGGGMATRYLATRSTAGPMPHHHQEDPGFHSKSNDHYYQPPPHRLKEDPSLNPHMDRYQLMHHSNIDAEIDSLTCMLADLDSHPQNSAQLYDNVPYDKHISGDCYKPSAQPGEPSQGRQSMGFSPHPQSQSQYPPASPYPSDPHQGLQYFPQPDYTDAQVSKRYPQPVPAPYTTTSTPTGPRFSVQVKTAQPVTNSQTVRQAEQAYTPPPHRQHTLWPPSQNQTGPLGWYPPQPDSQAQELHSEKGYKGSDAGSGGRATQCPVSNRGPETHQSGSGSAPSSAYQPSKQGTAALRPEEELDQLTKELVYDMNHPPTEEYFGRCARCGDNVLGDGSGCIAMEQVFHVECFTCITCHTRLRGQPFYALDKQSYCESCYISTLERCSKCSKPILDRILRAMGKAYHPRCFNCVVCGCCLDGVPFTVDATYQIHCIDDFHRKFAPRCSVCGQAIMPEPGQEETVRIVALDRSFHVNCYVCEECGLLLSSEGEGRGCYPLDGHILCKGCSARRIQDLSAKISTDC, encoded by the exons ATGTCTGGTCCTACCTGGCCGCCTCCAAAGACTCTGGGTAGCCCAGTGAGACCGGTACCTCGAATGTCCCAATCTGGACCAGCCGTGTACAGACAGCTGCCCATGAAGGTCTCCTCGGACACCCGGCCCAAGTATGTGGTCCATGaccagaacagaggaggaggcggAATGGCCACTAGGTACTTGGCTACAAGATCCACAG CTGGGCCCATGCCGCACCACCACCAAGAGGACCCAGGGTTTCACTCTAAATCTAATGACCACTACTACCAACCACCTCCCCACCGGCTCAAAGAAGACCCATCCTTGAACCCTCACATGGACCGCTACCAGCTGATG CACCACTCCAACATCGATGCAGAGATTGATTCGCTCACCTGCATGCTGGCCGATCTGGACAGCCATCCACAAAACAGCGCACAG CTGTACGACAACGTGCCTTACGACAAACACATCTCAGGGGACTGCTACAAACCCTCAGCCCAGCCAGGAGAACCCTCTCAGGGCAGGCAGTCCATGGGATTCTCCCCTCACCCCCAATCCCAGTCCCAGTACCCTCCTGCATCCCCATACCCCAGTGATCCCCACCAGGGTCTCCAGTACTTCCCTCAGCCAGACTACACTGACGCCCAGGTATCCAAACGCTACCCCCAGCCTGTCCCTGCACCCTACACTACCACCTCCACTCCTACTGGCCCGAGGTTCAGTGTCCAGGTCAAAACAGCCCAGCCTGTCACCAACTCCCAGACTGTTAGGCAAGCCGAACAGGCTTACACCCCTCCCCCACACCGCCAGCACACGTTGTGGCCCCCATCCCAGAATCAGACTGGCCCCCTGGGCTGGTACCCTCCACAACCCGATTCCCAAGCCCAGGAGCTGCACTCTGAGAAGGGTTACAAGGGGAGTGATGCAGGGTCTGGAGGGAGAGCTACCCAGTGCCCCGTGTCCAATAGAGGCCCAGAGACTCACCAATCAGGGTCAGGCTCGGCACCAAGCTCCGCCTATCAGCCCAGTAAG CAGGGGACAGCAGCTCTGAGGCCAGAGGAGGAGTTGGACCAGCTCACTAAGGAGTTGGTGTATGACATGAATCATCCCCCTACAGAAGAATACTTTG GTCGCTGTGCACGTTGCGGTGACAACGTCCTTGGCGACGGCAGTGGCTGTATCGCCATGGAGCAGGTGTTCCACGTGGAGTGTTTCACTTGCATCACCTGCCACACTCGTCTTCGGGGGCAACCGTTCTACGCCCTGGACAAGCAGAGCTACTGCGAGAGCTGTTACATT aGTACCCTAGAGCGCTGCTCCAAGTGCTCCAAGCCCATCCTGGACCGTATCCTACGGGCCATGGGCAAGGCCTACCACCCGCGCTGCTTCAATTGTGTTGTGTGTGGCTGCTGCCTGGACGGTGTGCCCTTCACCGTGGACGCCACCTACCAGATCCACTGTATAGACGACTTCCACAG GAAGTTTGCCCCACGCTGCTCAGTGTGTGGCCAGGCCATCATGCCCGAGCCTGGCCAAGAGGAGACGGTCAGGATAGTGGCGCTGGACCGCAGCTTCCACGTCAACTGCTATGTGTGTGAG GAGTGTGGTCTGCTCCTGTCGTCTGAGGGTGAGGGGCGAGGCTGTTACCCCTTGGACGGTCACATCCTGTGTAAGGGCTGCAGCGCCCGGCGCATCCAGGACCTCTCTGCTAAAATATCCACTGACTGCTAA